One region of Baekduia soli genomic DNA includes:
- a CDS encoding tartrate dehydrogenase produces the protein MAAGGGRAHRIAVVAGDGIGPEVMPEAVSALETVARLHGIALDIVPFDWGSERYLAHGSVMPADAPEQLGGFDAILAGPIGDPRVPDTVTVWGYILALRQAFDQYVNLRPVRLMAGVPGPLAGVGPGDLDIVFVRENTEGEYSGAGGRLHAGHDAELAVETSVFTRGGIERIVRYAFEHARAHGRRHVTSATKSNALRHAMPLWDECFARVAADYPDITTDSCLIDALTARMVTRPGSLDVVVASNLFGDILTDLGAALCGSMGIAPSANLDPTRQHPSLFQAIHGSAPDIAGQGIANPVGELWSGALALEFLGEHEAAAALLAAIEATVADPATRTRDLGGTASTAEAGAAVRAALGG, from the coding sequence ATGGCCGCCGGCGGCGGGCGCGCGCACCGCATCGCGGTGGTCGCGGGCGACGGCATCGGGCCCGAGGTCATGCCCGAGGCCGTCTCGGCGCTGGAGACGGTCGCGCGGCTGCACGGCATCGCGCTGGACATCGTGCCCTTCGACTGGGGCTCGGAGCGCTACCTCGCCCACGGCAGCGTCATGCCGGCTGACGCCCCCGAGCAGCTCGGCGGCTTCGACGCGATCCTGGCGGGCCCGATCGGCGACCCGCGGGTGCCCGACACGGTCACGGTGTGGGGCTACATCCTGGCCCTGCGCCAGGCCTTCGACCAGTACGTCAACCTGCGCCCGGTCCGGCTCATGGCCGGCGTCCCCGGGCCGCTGGCCGGCGTCGGGCCCGGCGACCTGGACATCGTCTTCGTGCGCGAGAACACCGAGGGCGAGTACAGCGGCGCCGGCGGGCGGCTGCACGCCGGCCACGACGCGGAGCTCGCCGTGGAGACCTCGGTGTTCACCCGCGGCGGCATCGAGCGCATCGTGCGCTACGCGTTCGAGCACGCCCGCGCCCACGGCCGTCGGCACGTCACGAGCGCGACCAAGTCCAACGCCCTGCGCCACGCGATGCCGCTGTGGGACGAGTGCTTCGCGCGCGTGGCGGCCGACTACCCCGACATCACGACCGACAGCTGCCTCATCGACGCGCTCACGGCGCGGATGGTCACGCGCCCCGGCTCGCTGGACGTCGTCGTCGCGAGCAACCTGTTCGGCGACATCCTCACCGACCTGGGCGCTGCGCTGTGCGGGAGCATGGGCATCGCCCCGAGCGCCAACCTCGACCCGACCCGGCAGCACCCCAGCCTGTTCCAGGCCATCCACGGATCGGCGCCCGACATCGCCGGGCAGGGCATCGCCAACCCGGTGGGCGAGTTGTGGTCGGGCGCGCTGGCGCTCGAGTTCCTCGGCGAGCACGAGGCGGCCGCGGCGCTGCTGGCGGCGATCGAGGCGACGGTCGCCGACCCCGCGACGCGCACGCGCGACCTCGGGGGCACCGCGTCGACCGCCGAGGCGGGCGCGGCGGTGCGCGCGGCGTTGGGCGGGTAG
- a CDS encoding alpha/beta fold hydrolase, with protein MPFADVGDVRLYYELTGPVDKPIILQFGGSLFGRQNFDFVNDGMRENFRLLSFDASGYGRSTQPLTSYSMENWANEAAGLLDALGIERALTHGTSMGGMIAIAFTALHGDKTIASVADCGMARCDTYRRILFRNWRQQCEALPMDDFVDLLTIQAVGAKYVEEHPDIFDAVKRIVNANSPYTVRQACLAMEHMDLEPLVKDIARPLLLTNGSTDIMTPAELAPSGYSAKQIAEAVPEYARLHEFPDIGHADLLEVPDEAVRVVTAFFHEVLAGEPDGAGVYADLA; from the coding sequence ATGCCCTTTGCCGACGTCGGCGACGTCCGTCTGTACTACGAGCTCACCGGGCCCGTCGACAAGCCGATCATCCTGCAGTTCGGTGGATCGCTGTTCGGGCGCCAGAACTTCGACTTCGTCAACGACGGGATGCGCGAGAACTTCCGGCTGCTGAGCTTCGACGCCAGCGGCTACGGCCGGTCGACGCAGCCGCTGACCTCGTACTCCATGGAGAACTGGGCCAACGAGGCCGCCGGGCTGCTCGACGCCCTGGGCATCGAGCGGGCGCTGACGCACGGCACGTCGATGGGCGGCATGATCGCCATCGCGTTCACCGCGCTGCACGGCGACAAGACGATCGCCTCCGTCGCCGACTGCGGGATGGCGCGCTGCGACACCTACCGCCGCATCCTGTTCCGCAACTGGCGCCAGCAGTGCGAGGCGCTGCCGATGGACGACTTCGTCGACCTGCTCACGATCCAGGCCGTCGGCGCGAAGTACGTGGAGGAGCACCCCGACATCTTCGACGCGGTCAAGCGCATCGTGAACGCCAACTCGCCTTACACCGTGCGCCAGGCGTGCCTGGCCATGGAGCACATGGACCTCGAGCCGCTCGTGAAGGACATCGCGCGCCCGCTGCTGCTGACCAACGGCAGCACGGACATCATGACGCCGGCCGAGCTGGCGCCGTCGGGCTACAGCGCCAAGCAGATCGCCGAGGCCGTGCCGGAGTACGCACGCCTGCACGAGTTCCCCGACATCGGCCACGCCGACCTCCTCGAGGTGCCCGATGAGGCGGTGCGCGTCGTCACGGCGTTCTTCCACGAGGTCCTCGCCGGCGAGCCCGACGGGGCGGGCGTCTACGCCGACCTGGCCTGA
- a CDS encoding acetamidase/formamidase family protein, with amino-acid sequence MSPRIALDRDSSILAGPGPGHNRLHPEVPPVAAIDPGDELVVDCRDGMDGALRRAAPDLAGLELDANHPLTGPVAVRGAQPGDVLVVELRALECDPVGSTAVIPGFGLLGDRFTEPFLVRWDIAGGVARSEQLPGVAIHGRPFLGCVAVAPSPELLVRATAREAALGATGAVVLGPDPHGAVPAGGAVARDGLRTIPPRENGGNLDIRHLTVGSRLLLPVGVPEAMLSLGDPHFAQGDGESCGTAIEVAGVATVAVQLRAAADLRFRPTMPAYEYVEEPATGPRTWFATTGIPVAADGSNRDLDLHLAARNAVGDLVDWLVAERGLTAEQAYVVFSVAGDLRVSEIVNVPNALVSAALPLDVFEG; translated from the coding sequence ATGAGTCCGCGCATCGCCCTGGACCGCGACAGCTCGATCCTGGCCGGGCCCGGGCCCGGCCACAACCGACTGCATCCCGAGGTCCCGCCCGTGGCGGCGATCGACCCCGGTGACGAGCTCGTCGTCGACTGCCGCGACGGGATGGACGGTGCGCTGCGCCGCGCGGCGCCCGACCTGGCCGGCCTGGAGCTCGACGCCAACCACCCGCTGACCGGGCCCGTGGCCGTCCGCGGCGCGCAGCCGGGCGACGTGCTCGTCGTCGAGCTGCGCGCGCTGGAGTGCGACCCGGTCGGGAGCACCGCGGTCATCCCGGGCTTCGGCCTGCTCGGCGATCGCTTCACCGAGCCGTTCCTCGTGCGCTGGGACATCGCGGGCGGGGTGGCGCGCTCCGAGCAGCTGCCCGGCGTGGCCATCCACGGCCGGCCGTTCCTGGGCTGCGTGGCCGTCGCGCCGTCGCCGGAGCTGCTGGTCCGGGCCACCGCGCGCGAGGCGGCGCTGGGCGCGACGGGCGCCGTGGTGCTCGGCCCCGACCCTCACGGCGCGGTGCCGGCCGGCGGCGCGGTCGCCCGCGACGGGCTGCGGACGATCCCGCCGCGGGAGAACGGGGGCAACCTCGACATCCGCCACCTCACGGTGGGCAGCCGGCTGCTGCTTCCGGTCGGGGTGCCCGAGGCCATGCTCTCGCTCGGCGACCCGCATTTCGCCCAGGGCGACGGCGAGTCGTGCGGCACGGCCATCGAGGTCGCGGGCGTCGCGACCGTCGCGGTGCAACTGCGCGCGGCGGCCGACCTGCGCTTCCGTCCCACGATGCCCGCCTACGAGTACGTCGAGGAGCCCGCCACCGGGCCCCGGACGTGGTTCGCGACGACGGGGATCCCGGTCGCCGCCGACGGCTCCAACCGCGACCTCGACCTGCACCTCGCCGCGCGCAACGCGGTGGGCGACCTCGTCGACTGGCTCGTCGCCGAACGCGGCCTGACGGCCGAGCAGGCCTATGTGGTGTTCAGCGTGGCCGGCGACCTGCGCGTGAGCGAGATCGTCAACGTGCCCAACGCGCTGGTGTCTGCCGCGCTGCCGCTCGACGTGTTCGAGGGGTAG
- a CDS encoding hydantoinase B/oxoprolinase family protein, with product MSAQVDIDPVMMQIIGGELDSIAKEMAHQLIRSSYSVLIRESEDIGSALLNTRCEEIAESDNTPFHVGSLVAYTKGMLETVAKRDIELRPGDVLLHNHPYLGASHSLDIAVIVPVFCDGELIAFSANTAHHLDIGGAQPGAAIDLFDMYAEGRIFNATFIYREGVRDDNMWYFFTDNNRVPREVMGDLSCQIAAAQHGARRLEGLIAKHSWPVVEAYSEALIDYSERMLRTEIAKIPDGRYRAEGWLDDDGIHRGVPEKLAVTVIVEGDDVTVDLTETPPQRPNALNTPYGGSTLVGVYSLFRTLLLDTFLTDAYVPGNSGGFRPITVIAPEGCIFNPRFPAATQIRFNPINRVADLILQALAPVMPDRTTAGNSAQLNGMYMSGTYEDGSYWITIEVDEGSYGGRPGKDGMDAVDCLSANIRNQPIEDIEMHLPFRFHRYELIEQEFGHGEWRGGTSAVRDYAFLTPSVVTTESERHADVDPPPGVFGGTPGRPGRFWHHRADGTVEQLYSKVNAYRFAAGDRLVIEGVTSGGYGDPLDREPERVLSDCLDELISGEQARDIYGVVIDGRTFDAAATQQLRAQLRAKATTREETP from the coding sequence ATGAGCGCGCAGGTCGACATCGACCCCGTGATGATGCAGATCATCGGGGGCGAGCTGGACTCCATCGCCAAGGAGATGGCCCACCAGCTCATCCGCAGTTCCTACTCCGTGCTCATCCGCGAGTCCGAGGACATCGGGAGCGCGCTGCTGAACACGCGCTGCGAGGAGATCGCCGAGTCCGACAACACGCCGTTCCACGTCGGGTCGCTCGTGGCCTACACCAAGGGCATGCTCGAGACCGTCGCCAAGCGCGACATCGAGCTGCGGCCGGGCGACGTCCTGCTGCACAACCACCCCTACCTCGGCGCGAGCCACTCGCTGGACATCGCGGTGATCGTCCCGGTGTTCTGCGACGGCGAGCTCATCGCCTTCTCGGCCAACACCGCGCACCACCTCGACATCGGCGGGGCCCAGCCCGGCGCGGCGATCGACCTGTTCGACATGTACGCCGAGGGCCGCATCTTCAACGCGACGTTCATCTACCGCGAGGGCGTCCGCGACGACAACATGTGGTACTTCTTCACCGACAACAACCGCGTCCCACGCGAGGTGATGGGCGACCTCTCGTGCCAGATCGCGGCGGCCCAGCACGGCGCGCGGCGGCTCGAGGGGCTGATCGCCAAGCACTCGTGGCCCGTGGTGGAGGCCTACTCCGAGGCGCTGATCGACTACTCCGAGCGCATGCTGCGCACCGAGATCGCCAAGATCCCCGACGGCCGGTACCGCGCCGAGGGCTGGCTCGACGACGACGGCATCCATCGGGGCGTGCCCGAGAAGCTCGCCGTGACGGTCATCGTGGAGGGCGACGACGTGACCGTCGACCTCACCGAGACCCCGCCGCAGCGTCCCAACGCGCTCAACACGCCCTACGGCGGCTCGACGCTGGTCGGCGTCTACAGCCTGTTCCGCACGCTGCTGCTCGACACGTTCCTGACCGACGCCTACGTGCCGGGGAACTCCGGCGGCTTCCGGCCCATCACGGTCATCGCCCCCGAGGGCTGCATCTTCAACCCGCGCTTCCCCGCCGCCACGCAGATCCGGTTCAACCCCATCAACCGGGTCGCCGACCTCATCCTCCAGGCGCTGGCGCCGGTCATGCCCGACCGCACGACCGCCGGCAACTCGGCCCAGCTCAACGGCATGTACATGAGCGGGACGTACGAGGACGGCAGCTACTGGATCACGATCGAGGTCGACGAGGGCAGCTACGGTGGGCGCCCGGGCAAGGACGGGATGGACGCGGTCGACTGCCTGTCGGCCAACATCCGCAACCAGCCCATCGAGGACATCGAGATGCACCTGCCGTTCCGCTTCCACCGCTACGAGCTCATCGAGCAGGAGTTCGGGCACGGCGAGTGGCGCGGCGGGACGAGCGCGGTGCGCGACTACGCGTTCCTGACCCCGTCGGTGGTGACCACGGAGTCCGAGCGCCACGCCGACGTCGACCCGCCGCCCGGCGTCTTCGGCGGCACGCCGGGCCGGCCGGGGCGCTTCTGGCACCACCGGGCCGACGGCACCGTCGAGCAGCTGTACTCCAAGGTCAACGCCTACCGCTTCGCCGCGGGCGACCGCCTCGTCATCGAGGGCGTCACCAGTGGCGGCTACGGCGACCCGCTGGACCGGGAGCCCGAGCGCGTCCTCAGCGACTGCCTCGACGAGCTCATCAGCGGCGAGCAGGCTCGCGACATCTACGGCGTCGTCATCGACGGTCGGACGTTCGACGCCGCTGCCACCCAGCAGCTTCGCGCGCAGCTGCGCGCCAAGGCCACCACACGAGAGGAGACTCCCTGA
- a CDS encoding LLM class flavin-dependent oxidoreductase, with the protein MAIDLGLFLSDQHPPGRPPAEGVREHLEQVAAARELGYTSIWAGQHFLSQPFAMYQSIPMLARVAAEAEGMTVGAGVLLLTLLNPLEVAENVATLDAICDGRFVLGVGFGYRDVENAAFGISTGRVATFEAKLDVVRRLLAGERVTARGEGYVLTDAELALRSERPPPIWMAANGDRAVQRAARLSDAWLVNPHTRLDELERQVGLFHAARAEAGLAPVTRMPVIKEICVAETDEAALAAARPYLEGKYDAYVAWGQSDVLPEGDTLRRAFAELTAGGRFVIGSPQTCAAILAEHVARLGVDHIICRAQWPGMPQEHVLRTLRLLAHEVAPRLGP; encoded by the coding sequence GTGGCCATCGATCTCGGGCTGTTCCTCTCCGACCAGCACCCGCCCGGCCGGCCGCCGGCCGAGGGCGTGCGCGAGCACCTCGAGCAGGTCGCGGCCGCGCGGGAGCTGGGCTACACGTCGATCTGGGCGGGCCAGCACTTCCTGTCCCAGCCGTTCGCGATGTACCAGAGCATCCCGATGCTCGCGCGCGTCGCCGCCGAGGCCGAGGGCATGACCGTCGGCGCCGGCGTCCTGCTGCTCACGCTGCTCAACCCGCTCGAGGTGGCCGAGAACGTCGCCACGCTGGACGCGATCTGCGACGGGCGCTTCGTGCTCGGCGTCGGCTTCGGCTACCGCGACGTCGAGAACGCCGCGTTCGGCATCTCCACCGGCCGCGTGGCGACCTTCGAGGCCAAGCTCGACGTCGTGCGCCGCCTCCTGGCCGGCGAGCGCGTCACCGCCCGGGGCGAGGGCTACGTTCTCACCGACGCCGAGCTAGCGCTGCGCTCCGAGCGCCCGCCGCCGATCTGGATGGCCGCCAACGGCGACCGCGCCGTGCAGCGCGCCGCGCGCCTCTCCGACGCCTGGCTGGTCAACCCGCACACGCGCCTGGACGAGCTCGAGCGCCAGGTCGGCCTGTTCCACGCCGCGCGCGCCGAGGCGGGGCTGGCGCCGGTGACCCGGATGCCGGTCATCAAGGAGATCTGCGTCGCCGAGACCGACGAGGCCGCGCTGGCCGCCGCCCGCCCCTACCTGGAGGGCAAGTACGACGCCTACGTGGCCTGGGGCCAGAGCGACGTGCTGCCCGAGGGCGACACGCTGCGCCGGGCCTTCGCCGAGCTGACCGCGGGAGGGCGCTTCGTCATCGGGTCGCCGCAGACCTGTGCCGCCATCCTGGCCGAGCACGTCGCGCGCCTGGGCGTCGACCACATCATCTGCCGCGCCCAGTGGCCCGGCATGCCCCAGGAGCACGTGCTGCGTACGCTGCGCCTGCTCGCCCACGAGGTCGCTCCGCGGCTGGGCCCGTGA
- a CDS encoding GAF domain-containing protein, whose translation MEPVAGGPDIAGLRAAALQAIVDALREQYGVGRCTLRLDVEDDVYPVAFEARADGVGTLIGDTTVVLKGQPVVEAMLAGAGQVVQHDSARASGDPAFQRMLVAYGGMAAQIVTAVRADGRLLGLLSLHELGAPRMWTEAETRGAVEACGLIAQVLA comes from the coding sequence GTGGAGCCGGTCGCGGGCGGTCCCGACATCGCAGGGCTTCGGGCGGCGGCGTTGCAGGCCATCGTCGACGCGCTGCGCGAGCAGTACGGCGTCGGACGGTGCACCCTCCGCCTCGACGTCGAGGATGACGTCTACCCCGTGGCCTTCGAGGCGCGTGCCGACGGCGTCGGCACGCTCATCGGGGACACGACCGTCGTCCTCAAGGGCCAGCCCGTGGTCGAGGCGATGCTCGCCGGCGCCGGGCAGGTCGTCCAGCACGACAGCGCCCGGGCCTCGGGCGACCCCGCGTTCCAGCGGATGCTGGTGGCCTACGGAGGGATGGCCGCCCAGATCGTCACCGCGGTGCGGGCCGACGGCCGGCTGCTCGGCCTGCTGTCCCTCCACGAGCTCGGCGCGCCGCGCATGTGGACGGAGGCCGAGACCCGCGGCGCCGTGGAGGCCTGCGGCCTGATCGCGCAGGTGCTCGCATGA
- a CDS encoding aldehyde dehydrogenase, translating to MTPRDYLMHVGGAPMAASGGRTLDSVDPATGEVWARIPDATAQDVDTAVAAARAAFRDPAWAGLTATARGRLLNRVADLVDANADSLARTETRDNGKLLREMKAQALALGRWYRFFGGLADKVDGTVPPMDFPTIMGYTVREPVGVVAAIAPWNSPLLLATWKLAPALAAGNTVVAKPSEYTSASLVELVELFVEAGFPPGVVNVVTGTGAGAGAALTSHPDIDHIAFTGGPESAKAIGRAAADSLTPTTFELGGKSANVVFADADLDAAEAGVLAGIFAASGQTCIAGSRLLVQRDIADAFVARIAARAETIRLGDPTAEDTQMGPAATPPQLERIVGMVEDAVAAGATVATGGRRPDEERLAAGLFYPPTVLTGLRPDDHIAQNEVFGPVLSVLTFEDEAEAVEIANGTRYSLAAGIWTRDVKRAHRVARALDAGTVWVNTYRAVSPLMPFGGSGLSGHGRESGIEAMNAYTKTKSVWIELSEEVQDPFVLRV from the coding sequence ATGACGCCGCGCGACTATTTGATGCACGTCGGAGGAGCGCCGATGGCGGCCTCCGGGGGGCGCACGCTGGACAGCGTGGACCCCGCCACCGGCGAGGTCTGGGCGCGCATCCCGGACGCCACGGCGCAGGACGTCGACACCGCCGTCGCCGCCGCGCGCGCCGCCTTCCGCGACCCGGCGTGGGCCGGCCTGACCGCGACCGCCCGCGGTCGCCTGCTCAACCGCGTGGCCGACCTCGTCGACGCCAACGCCGACAGCCTGGCCCGGACGGAGACGCGCGACAACGGCAAGCTGCTGCGCGAGATGAAGGCCCAGGCGCTCGCGCTCGGGCGCTGGTACCGCTTCTTCGGCGGCCTGGCCGACAAGGTCGACGGCACCGTCCCGCCGATGGACTTCCCCACCATCATGGGCTACACCGTGCGCGAGCCGGTGGGCGTCGTCGCCGCGATCGCCCCGTGGAACTCGCCGCTGCTGCTGGCGACGTGGAAGCTGGCCCCCGCGCTGGCGGCCGGCAACACGGTCGTGGCCAAGCCGAGCGAGTACACGTCGGCGTCGCTCGTCGAGCTCGTCGAGCTCTTCGTCGAGGCCGGGTTCCCGCCCGGCGTGGTCAACGTCGTCACCGGCACCGGCGCCGGCGCCGGCGCCGCGCTGACGTCGCACCCCGACATCGACCACATCGCCTTCACGGGGGGTCCCGAGTCGGCCAAGGCGATCGGGCGTGCCGCGGCGGACTCGTTGACCCCGACCACGTTCGAGCTCGGCGGCAAGTCGGCCAACGTCGTCTTCGCCGACGCCGACCTCGACGCCGCCGAGGCCGGGGTCCTGGCCGGGATCTTCGCCGCGTCCGGGCAGACCTGCATCGCCGGCTCGCGCCTGCTCGTCCAGCGCGACATCGCCGACGCGTTCGTCGCGCGGATCGCCGCCCGGGCCGAGACGATCCGGCTCGGCGACCCGACGGCGGAGGACACCCAGATGGGCCCGGCCGCAACCCCGCCCCAGCTCGAGCGCATCGTCGGCATGGTGGAGGACGCCGTGGCGGCCGGGGCGACGGTGGCCACCGGCGGGCGGCGCCCCGACGAGGAGCGCCTGGCCGCCGGGCTCTTCTACCCGCCGACCGTGCTGACCGGCCTGCGGCCCGACGACCACATCGCCCAGAACGAGGTCTTCGGGCCGGTCCTGTCCGTGCTGACCTTCGAGGACGAGGCCGAGGCGGTCGAGATCGCCAACGGCACGCGCTACTCCCTGGCCGCGGGGATCTGGACGCGCGACGTCAAGCGCGCGCACCGCGTGGCCCGCGCCCTGGACGCCGGCACGGTCTGGGTCAACACCTACCGCGCGGTCTCGCCGCTCATGCCGTTCGGCGGCTCGGGGCTCAGCGGCCATGGCCGCGAGAGCGGCATCGAGGCGATGAACGCCTACACGAAGACCAAGAGCGTGTGGATCGAGCTGTCGGAGGAGGTGCAGGACCCGTTCGTCCTGCGCGTCTGA
- a CDS encoding alpha/beta fold hydrolase yields the protein MTDSMIEVRGARLWHEISGEGEPVLQIHGSGFGHFNFGPITPILSKTFRCIDYDQRGYGASEKPEQHYDLEVWADDAVGMLDALGIEKAHIHGTSMGGMVATIVAGKYPDRVQSVVINCAAAKLGFSGRLVFKNWIDLIKLEGCGSRILAELIAWQCLSRAYMATPEGQEGVEVIQQILRDANEDRVMIQACEAMNAMDNRDWVKKITSPALVIGGDEDVMTPWDQGPDGAGQQWIADNLPNGETYVVKGGNHSTIFDSTEDHAQAVTAFFTKHAGAA from the coding sequence ATGACCGACAGCATGATCGAGGTGCGCGGCGCGCGCCTGTGGCACGAGATCAGCGGCGAGGGGGAGCCGGTCCTCCAGATCCACGGATCCGGCTTCGGGCACTTCAACTTCGGCCCCATCACGCCGATCCTCAGCAAGACGTTCCGCTGCATCGACTACGACCAGCGGGGCTACGGCGCCTCCGAGAAGCCCGAGCAGCACTACGACCTCGAGGTCTGGGCCGACGACGCCGTCGGCATGCTCGACGCCCTGGGCATCGAGAAGGCCCACATCCACGGCACCTCGATGGGCGGCATGGTCGCCACGATCGTCGCGGGCAAGTACCCCGACCGCGTGCAGTCGGTGGTCATCAACTGCGCGGCGGCCAAGCTCGGGTTCTCCGGGCGGCTCGTCTTCAAGAACTGGATCGACCTCATCAAGCTCGAGGGCTGCGGCAGCCGCATCCTGGCCGAGCTCATCGCCTGGCAGTGCCTCTCGCGCGCCTACATGGCCACGCCGGAAGGCCAGGAGGGCGTCGAGGTCATCCAGCAGATCCTCCGCGACGCCAACGAGGACCGCGTCATGATCCAGGCCTGCGAGGCCATGAACGCCATGGACAACCGCGACTGGGTCAAGAAGATCACGTCCCCGGCGCTGGTGATCGGCGGTGACGAGGACGTCATGACCCCGTGGGACCAGGGGCCCGACGGCGCCGGCCAGCAGTGGATCGCCGACAACCTGCCCAACGGCGAGACCTACGTCGTCAAGGGCGGCAACCACTCGACGATCTTCGACAGCACCGAGGACCACGCCCAGGCGGTCACCGCGTTCTTCACCAAGCACGCGGGCGCCGCCTGA
- a CDS encoding SDR family NAD(P)-dependent oxidoreductase — MTTAIQETAMRLQDKRTIITGAGSGIGREVARRFVQEGARVALLDLDAGALGALAGELGDGIVATAAADVTDGAAVRAAVAEAVSALGGLDVVVNNAGIPMVGAVRDLAEEDWDRALAVDLKSVFLVSQAAWPHLEAAGGGVIASTASIAGQVGTAGQAAYATAKAGVIMLTRCMALEGAAAQIRVNAVNPGFVATPMLERYLAEQDDPAAARTDVEAMHPLGRLGEPRDIADAFVYLASDEARWVTGTTLAVDGGFAAGAH; from the coding sequence GTGACCACCGCCATCCAGGAGACAGCCATGCGATTGCAGGACAAGCGGACCATCATCACGGGCGCCGGATCGGGCATCGGCCGCGAGGTCGCCCGGCGCTTCGTGCAGGAGGGGGCGCGCGTGGCCCTGCTCGACCTCGACGCCGGCGCGCTGGGGGCGCTGGCCGGCGAGCTCGGCGACGGGATCGTCGCGACCGCGGCGGCCGACGTGACCGACGGCGCGGCCGTGCGGGCCGCCGTGGCCGAGGCGGTCTCCGCGCTGGGCGGCCTCGACGTGGTGGTCAACAACGCGGGCATCCCGATGGTCGGGGCGGTGCGCGACCTGGCCGAGGAGGATTGGGACCGCGCGCTGGCCGTCGATCTCAAGTCGGTGTTCCTGGTCTCGCAGGCGGCCTGGCCGCACCTCGAGGCCGCCGGCGGCGGCGTGATCGCGTCGACCGCCTCCATCGCGGGGCAGGTCGGTACGGCGGGCCAGGCCGCCTACGCCACGGCCAAGGCGGGGGTCATCATGCTCACCCGGTGCATGGCCCTCGAGGGCGCCGCGGCGCAGATCCGCGTCAACGCGGTCAACCCCGGCTTCGTGGCCACCCCCATGCTCGAGCGCTACCTCGCCGAGCAGGACGACCCGGCCGCCGCCCGGACCGACGTGGAGGCGATGCACCCGCTCGGGCGCCTCGGCGAGCCGCGCGACATCGCCGACGCCTTCGTCTACCTGGCCTCCGACGAGGCGCGATGGGTGACCGGGACGACGCTGGCCGTCGACGGCGGCTTCGCCGCGGGGGCCCACTGA
- a CDS encoding MFS transporter, which produces MGPWQLLAIAFAAQGAISFVELGVPVLAPYIKDGFGLSAFAVGIVVTSLNVGRFIGSVPAGQVADRIGERLVLVASGLGLTVFAALAAGAGYGLLLLALALAGIFSGAATPAGSKLVLVAFPRERRGLPMGIRQAAIPLGALAASIALPLMADAWGWRLTLAIAAAIPLVGTAAAIAARTPTNVPTSAAARRGTLAEIARNRKITYAGIWALLFVGGQYALLTYLALYLEDDLGFSRTAAFTLLAVSNASGFVGRLAWGWLSDRFFDSRRRPGLIAVTVAGVLSAALLGAAPVHGAIVMASAGAALGGFCLIGWQGLWVTMVSELAPEGSSATAVGFALLFTNAGIVIWPPLLGLTADLTGSFRWSWVLLGTALLLSLWPLDAIRRVGPREAWVREDGTPGELSES; this is translated from the coding sequence ATGGGGCCGTGGCAGCTGCTGGCGATCGCGTTCGCCGCCCAGGGCGCGATCTCGTTCGTCGAGCTCGGCGTCCCCGTCCTCGCGCCCTACATCAAGGACGGCTTCGGCCTGTCGGCGTTCGCGGTCGGCATCGTCGTCACGTCGCTGAACGTCGGGCGCTTCATCGGCTCGGTCCCGGCCGGGCAGGTCGCCGACCGCATCGGGGAGCGCCTCGTGCTGGTGGCCAGCGGCCTGGGGTTGACGGTGTTCGCCGCCCTCGCCGCGGGCGCCGGCTACGGGCTGCTCCTGCTCGCCCTCGCACTGGCCGGGATCTTCAGCGGGGCCGCGACGCCGGCGGGCAGCAAGCTCGTCCTCGTCGCGTTCCCGCGCGAGCGGCGGGGGCTGCCGATGGGCATCCGGCAGGCCGCGATCCCCCTCGGCGCGCTGGCGGCCTCCATCGCGCTGCCCCTCATGGCCGACGCGTGGGGCTGGCGGTTGACGCTGGCGATCGCCGCGGCGATCCCGCTGGTCGGCACGGCCGCCGCCATCGCGGCGCGCACGCCGACCAACGTCCCCACGTCGGCGGCGGCCCGTCGCGGCACGCTCGCGGAGATCGCCCGCAACCGCAAGATCACCTACGCGGGGATCTGGGCGCTGCTGTTCGTCGGCGGTCAGTACGCGCTGCTGACCTACCTCGCGCTCTACCTCGAGGACGACCTCGGCTTCTCGCGCACCGCGGCGTTCACGCTCCTGGCGGTCTCCAACGCGTCGGGCTTCGTCGGGCGCCTGGCCTGGGGCTGGCTCAGCGACCGCTTCTTCGACAGCCGCCGGCGGCCGGGGCTCATCGCGGTGACCGTCGCGGGAGTCCTGTCGGCGGCGCTGCTGGGCGCGGCGCCCGTGCACGGCGCGATCGTCATGGCCTCGGCGGGAGCCGCGCTGGGCGGGTTCTGCCTCATCGGGTGGCAGGGGCTGTGGGTCACGATGGTCTCCGAGCTGGCGCCGGAGGGCAGCTCCGCGACAGCCGTCGGCTTCGCCCTGCTGTTCACGAACGCGGGCATCGTCATCTGGCCGCCGCTGCTCGGCCTGACGGCCGACCTCACCGGCAGCTTCCGCTGGTCCTGGGTGCTGCTGGGGACGGCCCTGCTCCTCTCGCTGTGGCCGCTGGACGCCATCCGCCGGGTCGGGCCGCGGGAGGCCTGGGTGCGCGAGGACGGAACCCCGGGAGAGCTGTCGGAAAGTTGA